One Sphingomonas limnosediminicola DNA segment encodes these proteins:
- a CDS encoding TonB-dependent receptor — MRVTLVRAAMFGTVAAAALIATPASAQAGADTSPTTAPNAQTQNQSAGASDQEITVTARRRNELLLNVPVAVTAYSGEQLDRRGALDITDIAKTTPDVTLKPSRGTNTTLTAFIRGVGQQDPVAGFEQGVGLYLDDVYLNRPQASVLDIYDVERIEILRGPQGTLYGRNTIGGAIKYVTRRIRTDGPHLSLRTNLGTHGQFDAIGSASAPLTDTLRVSVAAARLSNTGFGKNLTTGQRNYNKDIWAGRGTIEFQPSENAFIRISADKTWDDSNPRGGHRLVPNLCTVAACNGAIPSSGNEFDTAGNLNDPTQRVRSGGGSIWAEFGLTDWLKFRSITALRKDTSHTPIDFDATQYVDLDVPAIYKNHQFSQELQLVADKGPLQGVFGVYYLNASAFDAFDVRLYTTSAALPGLTAATQGDVKTKTWAIFGDFTYDFNPMWSVSLGGRWTTDNRRAHVLRQTYKFGGQPDLGGSSGFGDGTVIATTSNFNGERTDEAFTPRASINFKPNANQTLYLSYSKGFKGGGFDPRGQSTQAPSQDPQDVFNFMTFKPEKVDSFEFGYKAALFNRRLQLATAIFDAEYKDVQVPGSAGCFVGGVQTFCGITTNAGKARFRGVELETNFRAADNIATAGDHFTMSGSLGYLDAKYLQFDTAIAGKTVDVADHRKIQNTPKWTLSGTLDYDTPLAGGRLDANTTLSYRSASQQFELRSPGLDQPGFALWDANFVWRSTGNRYEFGLHAKNIANKKYIIGGYNFLAQNPLTGDFILNGAGNPIPTLGRTGVLTAFYGNPRQIFLSAALNF, encoded by the coding sequence ATGCGCGTCACTCTTGTACGCGCCGCAATGTTCGGCACAGTTGCCGCAGCGGCGCTTATCGCGACTCCAGCTTCGGCGCAGGCCGGCGCAGACACCAGCCCGACCACTGCGCCAAACGCGCAAACGCAGAATCAGTCGGCGGGCGCCAGCGACCAGGAAATCACGGTCACCGCGCGGCGCCGCAACGAGCTCCTGCTCAACGTGCCGGTCGCCGTCACCGCTTACTCCGGTGAGCAGCTCGACCGCCGCGGCGCGCTCGACATCACCGATATCGCGAAGACCACCCCCGATGTGACGCTGAAGCCTTCGCGCGGAACCAACACAACGCTGACCGCCTTCATCCGCGGCGTCGGCCAGCAGGACCCGGTCGCCGGATTCGAGCAGGGCGTTGGTCTCTATCTCGACGACGTCTACCTCAACCGCCCGCAGGCGTCGGTCCTCGACATTTACGACGTCGAGCGGATCGAAATCCTGCGCGGTCCGCAGGGCACGCTCTACGGACGAAACACCATCGGCGGCGCGATCAAATATGTTACCCGCCGCATCCGCACGGACGGGCCGCACCTTAGCCTGCGCACCAACCTCGGCACGCACGGCCAGTTCGACGCGATCGGGAGCGCCTCCGCGCCGCTGACCGACACGCTGCGCGTAAGCGTCGCGGCTGCTCGCCTCAGCAACACGGGCTTTGGCAAGAACCTGACCACCGGCCAGCGCAACTACAACAAGGACATCTGGGCGGGGCGCGGGACCATCGAGTTCCAGCCGTCGGAGAATGCGTTCATCCGCATTTCGGCGGATAAGACCTGGGACGACAGCAATCCGCGTGGCGGCCATCGCCTGGTTCCGAACCTGTGCACGGTCGCAGCATGCAACGGCGCAATCCCGTCGTCGGGCAACGAGTTCGACACTGCCGGCAATCTCAATGATCCGACGCAGCGTGTTCGCTCCGGCGGAGGTTCCATCTGGGCCGAGTTCGGGCTTACCGATTGGCTCAAGTTCCGCAGCATTACGGCGCTGCGCAAGGACACCAGCCACACGCCGATCGACTTCGACGCGACGCAATACGTCGACCTCGACGTGCCTGCGATCTACAAGAATCATCAGTTCAGCCAGGAACTGCAGCTAGTCGCCGACAAGGGCCCGCTGCAGGGTGTGTTCGGCGTCTACTACCTCAACGCCAGTGCCTTCGACGCATTCGACGTCCGGCTCTATACTACCTCGGCCGCTCTGCCCGGCCTTACCGCCGCAACGCAGGGTGACGTGAAGACGAAGACCTGGGCGATCTTCGGCGACTTCACGTACGACTTCAATCCGATGTGGAGCGTGTCGCTCGGCGGTCGCTGGACGACCGATAACCGGCGCGCGCACGTGCTGCGCCAGACATACAAGTTCGGCGGTCAGCCCGACCTTGGCGGCTCAAGCGGCTTCGGCGATGGAACGGTGATCGCGACGACGTCCAACTTCAACGGCGAGCGCACCGACGAAGCCTTCACGCCTCGCGCGTCGATCAATTTCAAGCCGAACGCCAACCAGACGCTGTACCTCAGCTATTCGAAGGGCTTCAAAGGCGGGGGCTTCGACCCTCGCGGGCAATCAACGCAGGCACCGTCGCAGGATCCGCAGGACGTCTTCAATTTCATGACGTTCAAGCCGGAAAAGGTCGATAGCTTCGAGTTCGGCTACAAGGCGGCTCTCTTCAACCGTCGCCTGCAGCTGGCGACCGCGATCTTCGACGCTGAATACAAGGACGTTCAGGTGCCGGGCTCGGCGGGTTGCTTCGTCGGTGGCGTGCAGACCTTCTGCGGCATCACCACCAACGCCGGCAAGGCGCGCTTCCGTGGTGTCGAGCTCGAGACGAACTTCCGGGCGGCGGATAATATCGCGACCGCAGGCGACCATTTCACGATGTCCGGTTCGCTCGGTTACCTGGACGCCAAATATCTGCAGTTCGACACGGCGATCGCTGGAAAGACGGTCGACGTCGCGGATCACCGCAAGATCCAGAACACGCCCAAGTGGACGCTGAGCGGCACGCTCGACTACGACACGCCGCTCGCCGGTGGCCGTCTCGACGCCAACACAACCCTTTCCTATCGCAGCGCCAGCCAGCAGTTCGAGCTCCGGAGCCCCGGCCTCGACCAACCCGGCTTCGCCCTATGGGACGCGAACTTCGTCTGGCGCTCGACCGGCAACCGCTACGAGTTCGGCCTCCACGCCAAGAACATCGCCAACAAGAAGTACATCATTGGCGGGTATAACTTCCTGGCGCAGAACCCGCTCACCGGCGATTTCATCCTGAATGGCGCGGGCAATCCGATCCCGACGCTTGGCCGGACCGGCGTGCTCACCGCTTTCTACGGCAATCCGCGGCAGATTTTCCTGTCGGCCGCCCTCAACTTCTAG
- a CDS encoding TetR/AcrR family transcriptional regulator produces MGQSVRNGAQVSAASDGKAPRTARGERTLRKILDAARGEFGERGFADSSIVAITQRAGVALGTFYTYFDSKEAVFRALVQDMSSQVRDRVAPAMEGATGFFDGERRALAAFLRFAREHRDVYRIIDEAEFVEHAAYREHYETTAIRIAARFAAARDKGEIAADLSDEDLEILAWADMGANVFVGLRFSVWASTDPDHVAEVTNRLLTKGLAR; encoded by the coding sequence ATGGGGCAAAGCGTTCGAAATGGCGCGCAAGTCAGTGCGGCAAGCGACGGCAAAGCGCCACGCACCGCGCGCGGCGAACGTACGCTCCGAAAGATCCTCGATGCGGCACGCGGCGAGTTCGGCGAACGGGGTTTCGCCGACAGCTCGATCGTCGCTATCACGCAGCGCGCCGGCGTCGCGCTCGGCACATTCTATACCTACTTCGATTCGAAAGAGGCGGTGTTCCGCGCGCTCGTGCAGGACATGTCGTCGCAGGTGCGCGACCGGGTTGCGCCGGCCATGGAGGGCGCCACCGGTTTCTTTGACGGCGAGCGGCGCGCGCTCGCGGCCTTCCTCCGTTTCGCGCGCGAACATCGCGACGTTTATCGCATCATCGACGAGGCCGAATTCGTCGAGCATGCGGCTTACCGCGAGCATTATGAAACGACTGCGATCCGCATCGCGGCGCGCTTCGCCGCTGCGCGCGACAAAGGCGAAATCGCGGCCGATCTCAGCGACGAGGACCTCGAGATCCTGGCCTGGGCCGATATGGGCGCGAACGTGTTCGTCGGCTTGCGTTTCTCGGTATGGGCGAGCACCGACCCGGATCACGTCGCTGAAGTGACCAACCGCCTGCTGACGAAGGGTCTCGCACGATGA
- a CDS encoding alpha/beta hydrolase yields the protein MTGAAVGESEAGSYRDAYFVNRDGLKIHYRDYPGDSSKPPLLCLPGLTRNMRDFIEFAELHSPRFRVILVEFRGRAGSDYDPVPARYNPMTYAGDVVELLQHLEVPGAIFVGTSLGGLVTMVVAATAPQLIVAAILNDIGPDVDPAGIGRILTYVGRDPRFKDWDEAASTISGNYGSAFDRYTHDDWVKMAKRNCREENGEIRFDYDMAIAEPFKNAGATPQPDLWPLFTALAAKPLLVVRGEKSDLLTAETAARMQSAAPQMRLAVVAGVGHAPELNEPEAVAAIDELLGTLG from the coding sequence ATGACTGGAGCTGCTGTCGGGGAATCTGAAGCCGGCTCGTACCGCGACGCCTATTTCGTCAATCGCGATGGGCTGAAGATCCACTATCGCGATTATCCGGGCGACAGCAGCAAACCGCCCCTGCTGTGCCTGCCAGGGCTTACGCGCAACATGCGCGACTTCATCGAATTTGCCGAGCTTCACTCGCCCAGGTTCCGCGTCATCCTCGTCGAGTTCCGGGGCCGCGCAGGTAGCGACTACGATCCGGTTCCGGCGCGCTACAACCCGATGACTTACGCCGGCGACGTGGTCGAGCTGTTGCAGCACCTCGAAGTGCCCGGCGCAATCTTCGTCGGCACCTCGCTCGGCGGGCTTGTGACGATGGTCGTTGCGGCAACGGCGCCGCAGCTCATCGTTGCAGCGATCCTCAACGACATCGGTCCCGACGTCGACCCCGCCGGAATTGGCAGGATCCTCACCTACGTGGGACGCGATCCACGCTTCAAGGACTGGGACGAAGCCGCGAGCACGATTTCCGGAAACTATGGCAGCGCCTTCGACCGCTACACGCACGACGATTGGGTGAAGATGGCGAAGCGCAACTGCCGCGAGGAGAACGGCGAAATCCGTTTCGACTATGACATGGCCATTGCCGAACCGTTCAAGAATGCCGGCGCCACGCCGCAGCCCGATCTCTGGCCGTTGTTCACAGCACTCGCGGCCAAGCCGTTGCTCGTGGTTCGCGGCGAGAAGAGCGACCTGCTGACCGCCGAGACCGCGGCGCGAATGCAGTCGGCCGCGCCGCAAATGAGGCTGGCAGTCGTCGCGGGCGTCGGTCACGCCCCCGAACTCAACGAACCGGAAGCGGTAGCCGCTATCGACGAGCTCCTAGGAACGCTCGGTTAG
- a CDS encoding sulfotransferase, translated as MTEAASAPARFDRPIIIVSTPRAGSTLLFETLEQAPRLYATGQESHWLIEDIPGLHPAARGWDSNRLTAADATPQIAEALAGEFYRQIRNRDGHAPTGRVRMLEKTPKNALRIPLFDAVFPDAMFVYLYRDVRQTIASMMEAWASGAFRTYPELPGWTGYPWSLLLVPGWRDLIGRPLSMVVAHQWATTTRIMLDDLEKLPPDRVKVMAHDRFLADPQGTSTELTRSLDLGWDRELGGQLPLSKVTVSRPSPDKWRRLEREIESVMPIVKEADERARQFLTERS; from the coding sequence GTGACTGAAGCCGCAAGCGCGCCGGCGCGCTTCGATCGTCCGATCATCATTGTCAGCACGCCCCGCGCCGGATCGACCCTGCTGTTCGAGACGCTCGAACAGGCGCCGCGCCTCTACGCGACCGGGCAGGAAAGCCATTGGCTGATCGAGGACATACCCGGCCTTCACCCCGCCGCGCGCGGATGGGATTCGAACCGCCTCACGGCGGCCGACGCGACTCCCCAGATTGCCGAAGCATTGGCCGGCGAATTCTATCGCCAAATTCGTAACCGCGACGGACACGCGCCGACCGGCCGTGTTCGGATGCTCGAGAAGACGCCGAAGAATGCGCTCCGCATCCCACTGTTCGACGCCGTCTTCCCGGATGCGATGTTCGTCTATCTCTACCGCGATGTTCGCCAGACAATCGCGAGCATGATGGAGGCGTGGGCCTCCGGCGCCTTTCGGACCTACCCCGAGCTTCCCGGCTGGACCGGCTATCCCTGGTCGTTGCTGCTGGTGCCCGGCTGGCGGGACCTGATCGGGCGGCCCTTGTCGATGGTCGTCGCGCACCAATGGGCAACGACGACCCGGATCATGCTCGACGATCTCGAGAAGCTGCCGCCGGATCGCGTGAAGGTAATGGCGCACGACCGCTTCCTCGCCGATCCGCAGGGCACTTCGACCGAGCTAACGCGCTCGCTGGATCTCGGCTGGGATCGGGAGCTGGGCGGGCAATTGCCCTTGTCGAAGGTCACCGTGTCGCGGCCATCGCCCGACAAATGGCGGCGGCTGGAACGGGAGATTGAGTCGGTCATGCCGATCGTCAAGGAAGCCGACGAGCGTGCCCGACAATTCCTAACCGAGCGTTCCTAG
- a CDS encoding aspartyl/asparaginyl beta-hydroxylase domain-containing protein: MKAQIRQNDAMRFAQPFLKLPLRFDAEALEREVRALPATSWVPHATGFPGNEAVRLVTVMGQPTDAFEGPMRPTEDLARCPYIGEVMATLGGVWGRSRLMGLGAGAEVPEHVDAHYHWRTHLRIHVPIITNPKVEFTCGGETVHMAPGECWLFDSFRWHEVHNRGSERRVHLVLDTVVTPELWDVIDGAQSGALAKRTVRPGESDSRGLKFEQVNAPTVMSPWEVRGHLAFIAESAVEHPQLGAVMKRLDRFADGWASLWAQYGASGQGIDEYRQFLGHARAEIEQLGAADISLSNELQLITVLDQLIFIMAVAQRPFATVTSSGQRLAS, translated from the coding sequence GTGAAGGCTCAAATCCGCCAGAATGACGCGATGCGTTTTGCGCAACCCTTCCTTAAGCTGCCGCTCCGCTTCGACGCGGAGGCGTTGGAGCGCGAAGTCCGTGCCCTGCCCGCCACTTCGTGGGTGCCACACGCCACCGGCTTCCCGGGCAATGAGGCAGTCCGGCTGGTGACCGTCATGGGCCAGCCGACGGATGCTTTCGAAGGGCCGATGCGTCCGACGGAGGATCTCGCGCGCTGCCCGTATATTGGCGAGGTGATGGCGACGCTCGGCGGCGTCTGGGGCCGTAGCCGTCTGATGGGTCTTGGCGCCGGCGCAGAAGTGCCGGAGCATGTCGACGCCCATTATCACTGGCGCACACACCTGCGGATCCACGTGCCGATCATCACCAACCCCAAAGTGGAATTCACTTGCGGCGGCGAGACGGTGCATATGGCGCCTGGTGAATGCTGGCTGTTCGACAGCTTCCGCTGGCACGAAGTGCACAATCGCGGGTCCGAGCGGCGCGTTCATCTGGTGCTCGACACCGTCGTGACGCCTGAGCTGTGGGACGTTATCGACGGCGCGCAATCTGGGGCCTTGGCCAAGCGCACGGTCCGACCCGGGGAAAGCGATAGCAGGGGCCTCAAGTTCGAGCAGGTGAATGCGCCGACCGTGATGTCGCCGTGGGAGGTCCGCGGACACCTTGCGTTCATTGCCGAAAGCGCTGTCGAGCATCCGCAGCTTGGGGCCGTGATGAAACGGCTGGACCGCTTCGCGGACGGGTGGGCTTCCTTGTGGGCGCAATATGGCGCGTCCGGCCAGGGCATCGACGAATATCGCCAGTTCCTCGGCCATGCACGCGCGGAGATCGAGCAGCTCGGCGCGGCGGATATCTCACTGAGCAACGAATTGCAGCTCATCACGGTGCTCGACCAGCTCATCTTCATCATGGCCGTCGCGCAGCGTCCCTTCGCTACCGTCACTTCTTCCGGCCAGCGCCTCGCATCGTGA